From Streptomyces zhihengii, the proteins below share one genomic window:
- a CDS encoding ATP-dependent helicase encodes MSSSSTTGRTTYPHQVRRRPTGAYRLVRTPPVPLDPPQLDAAQRAVVDHGEGPLLVLAGPGTGKTTTLVESVAARIARGQDPARILVLTFSRKAAVELRDRMALRLGGAHGPQATTFHSFCYALIRAHQDADLFAEPLRLLSGPEQDVALRELLTGHIALEREGLAGVRWPGDLRACLTTRGFADEVRAVLARSRELGLGPDALARFAARTGRPDWGAAAAFLAEYLDVLDMQGVLDYAELVHRAVLLAERELAPGDFPYDAVFVDEYQDTDPAQVRLLHALAGGGRTLVAFGDPDQSIYAFRGADVNGILDFPDAFPRRDGAPAGVAVLTTSRRSGTGLLEATRRLARRMPLTRLPAERVRAHREPSAVREGGRVEVFTYPTASTETDNIADILRRAHLEDGVPWREMAVLVRAGGRTVPTLRRALTSAGVPVEVSGDDIPLRHEPAVAPLLTALRASAEAAGASAPEGPGEAGGLAGASPGAAPVGGRGAAPAGDGDASPGAASAGGGGVAAEDVASEEGAEGVASEEGAEGVASEGDEARGVGAEDGAGAAEGARPEDGAGSAKGAGAGEAAGAVEDGAGPAGGARPEAGAADGDEARGAAGAGSAVRFGGMDAETAIGLLTSPLGGMDTADLRRLGRALRDEERAGGNRVPPPSDVLVARALAEPERLVAHDAAYARGAQRLGALLRRTRELLAGGGTAEEALWLLWDGTSWPQRLERAAFRGGPGGRNADRDLDAVCALFETAARAEERTGGRGALNFIEELDAQDIAADTLSRREARADAVRLMTAHRSKGLEWSLVVVAGVQEGLWPDLRRRGSLLEADRIGRDGLAEPLPPGALLAEERRLFYVAATRARDRLVVTAVKAPADDGDQPSRFLTELGVEPRDIAGRPRRPLAVAPLVAELRATTVDPAASPALRDAAARRLARLAALSDEEGQPLVPSAHPYRWWGMFDPTHSAVPLRDRDRPVALSGSALDQLANTCALQWFLGREVKAEVPATAAQGFGNVIHVLADEVASGRTPADLAVLMERLESVWDGLVFDAPWKSAQEKEHARTALERFLRWHVTDRAGRTSAATEHDFDVTLEAGAYEVRIRGSMDRVEQDAGGRAYVVDFKTGKQAPTKDEVARHPQLAVYQLAVREGAVDDVFDGRRPEPGGAELVHLRQAAPQKEGGEALPKVQAQEAPSGEWVGDLLATAAGRVLDERFTPSAGQHCAHCTFRASCSAQPEGRQIVE; translated from the coding sequence GTGAGTTCCTCCTCCACCACGGGGCGTACGACGTACCCGCATCAGGTACGGCGGAGGCCCACGGGTGCGTACCGGCTGGTGCGCACACCGCCGGTCCCCTTGGATCCCCCTCAGCTGGACGCAGCACAGCGCGCGGTGGTTGATCACGGCGAAGGACCGCTGCTGGTGCTCGCCGGACCGGGCACCGGCAAGACGACGACCCTGGTGGAGTCCGTCGCCGCGCGGATCGCCCGCGGCCAGGACCCCGCGCGGATCCTGGTGCTCACCTTCAGCCGCAAGGCCGCGGTGGAGCTGCGCGACCGGATGGCCCTGCGGCTCGGCGGCGCCCACGGCCCGCAGGCGACCACCTTCCACTCCTTCTGCTACGCCCTGATCCGCGCCCACCAGGACGCCGACCTCTTCGCCGAGCCGCTGCGGCTGCTCTCCGGCCCGGAGCAGGACGTCGCCCTGCGCGAACTCCTCACCGGGCACATCGCCCTCGAACGCGAGGGACTCGCGGGGGTCCGCTGGCCGGGCGACCTGCGGGCCTGCCTGACCACCCGGGGCTTCGCCGACGAGGTCCGCGCGGTGCTGGCCCGCAGCCGGGAACTCGGCCTCGGCCCGGACGCCCTCGCCCGCTTCGCCGCGCGCACCGGCCGCCCCGACTGGGGCGCCGCCGCCGCCTTCCTCGCCGAGTACCTGGACGTGCTCGACATGCAGGGGGTGCTCGACTACGCCGAACTGGTGCACCGCGCCGTGCTGCTCGCCGAGCGCGAGCTCGCACCCGGCGACTTCCCCTACGACGCGGTGTTCGTCGACGAGTACCAGGACACCGACCCGGCACAGGTCCGGCTGCTCCACGCGCTCGCCGGCGGCGGACGCACCCTGGTCGCCTTCGGCGACCCCGACCAGTCGATCTACGCCTTCCGGGGCGCCGACGTGAACGGCATCCTCGACTTCCCGGACGCCTTCCCCCGCCGGGACGGCGCGCCCGCCGGGGTCGCGGTCCTCACCACGTCCCGGCGCAGCGGCACCGGCCTGCTGGAGGCGACCCGGCGGCTGGCCCGCCGGATGCCGCTCACCCGGCTGCCGGCCGAGCGCGTCCGCGCGCACCGGGAGCCGTCGGCGGTGCGCGAGGGCGGCCGGGTGGAGGTCTTCACCTACCCGACGGCGTCCACCGAGACGGACAACATCGCCGACATCCTGCGCCGCGCGCACCTGGAGGACGGGGTGCCGTGGCGCGAGATGGCCGTCCTCGTCCGCGCCGGCGGCCGCACCGTCCCGACCCTGCGCCGCGCCCTGACCTCGGCCGGGGTCCCGGTGGAGGTCTCAGGCGACGACATCCCCCTGCGCCACGAGCCCGCCGTCGCTCCCCTCCTGACGGCCCTGCGCGCCTCGGCGGAGGCGGCGGGGGCGTCCGCCCCGGAGGGGCCGGGGGAGGCGGGCGGCCTCGCGGGCGCGTCGCCGGGGGCCGCGCCCGTGGGCGGCAGGGGTGCCGCTCCTGCGGGCGACGGGGACGCCTCGCCGGGTGCCGCTTCTGCGGGCGGCGGGGGCGTCGCCGCGGAGGACGTCGCCTCGGAGGAGGGTGCGGAGGGCGTTGCCTCGGAGGAGGGTGCGGAGGGCGTTGCCTCGGAGGGCGACGAGGCCCGGGGCGTCGGAGCGGAGGACGGGGCTGGTGCGGCTGAGGGCGCCCGGCCCGAGGACGGAGCCGGTTCCGCGAAGGGCGCCGGCGCCGGCGAGGCCGCGGGTGCGGTGGAAGACGGAGCGGGTCCGGCGGGGGGCGCCCGGCCCGAGGCCGGGGCGGCAGATGGCGATGAGGCGCGCGGCGCCGCGGGGGCGGGCTCCGCCGTGCGGTTCGGGGGGATGGACGCGGAGACGGCGATCGGGCTGCTGACCTCGCCGCTCGGCGGCATGGACACCGCGGATCTCCGCCGGCTCGGCCGGGCGCTGCGGGACGAGGAGCGGGCCGGGGGCAACCGGGTGCCGCCGCCGTCCGACGTGCTCGTCGCCCGGGCGCTCGCCGAGCCGGAGCGTCTGGTCGCGCACGACGCCGCCTACGCGCGCGGCGCGCAGCGGCTCGGCGCCCTGCTGCGCAGGACGCGCGAACTGCTCGCCGGGGGCGGCACCGCCGAGGAGGCGCTCTGGCTGCTCTGGGACGGCACCTCCTGGCCGCAGCGGCTGGAGCGCGCCGCCTTCCGCGGCGGCCCGGGCGGCCGCAACGCCGACCGGGACCTCGACGCGGTGTGCGCCCTCTTCGAGACCGCGGCCCGCGCCGAGGAACGCACCGGCGGCCGGGGCGCCCTCAACTTCATCGAGGAGCTCGACGCCCAGGACATCGCCGCCGACACCCTCTCCCGCCGGGAGGCCCGCGCCGACGCCGTACGCCTGATGACCGCGCACCGCTCCAAGGGCCTGGAGTGGAGCCTGGTCGTCGTCGCCGGGGTGCAGGAGGGGCTCTGGCCCGACCTGCGGCGCCGCGGTTCGCTGCTGGAGGCCGACCGCATCGGGCGGGACGGCCTCGCCGAGCCGCTGCCGCCGGGCGCGCTGCTGGCCGAGGAACGGCGGCTGTTCTACGTGGCCGCGACCCGGGCACGCGACCGGCTGGTGGTCACCGCCGTCAAGGCTCCGGCCGACGACGGCGACCAGCCCTCCCGCTTCCTCACCGAGCTGGGCGTCGAGCCCCGCGACATAGCGGGCCGCCCCCGCCGCCCGCTCGCCGTCGCCCCGCTCGTCGCCGAGCTGCGCGCCACGACCGTCGACCCGGCCGCCTCGCCCGCGCTGCGCGACGCCGCCGCCCGCCGGCTCGCCCGGCTCGCCGCGCTCAGCGACGAGGAGGGCCAGCCGCTGGTCCCGTCGGCGCACCCCTACCGCTGGTGGGGCATGTTCGACCCGACGCACAGCGCGGTGCCGCTGCGGGACCGGGACCGTCCCGTCGCCCTGTCCGGCAGCGCGCTGGACCAGCTCGCCAACACCTGCGCCCTCCAGTGGTTCCTGGGCCGCGAGGTGAAGGCGGAGGTCCCGGCCACCGCGGCCCAGGGCTTCGGCAACGTGATCCATGTGCTGGCCGACGAGGTGGCGTCCGGCCGCACCCCGGCCGATCTCGCCGTCCTCATGGAGCGGCTCGAATCCGTCTGGGACGGCCTGGTCTTCGACGCGCCCTGGAAGTCCGCCCAGGAGAAGGAGCACGCCCGCACCGCCCTGGAGCGCTTCCTGCGCTGGCATGTGACGGACCGTGCGGGCCGCACCTCCGCCGCCACCGAGCACGACTTCGACGTGACCCTGGAGGCCGGCGCGTACGAGGTGCGCATCCGCGGCTCCATGGACCGGGTCGAGCAGGACGCCGGGGGCCGGGCCTACGTCGTCGACTTCAAGACCGGCAAGCAGGCGCCGACCAAGGACGAGGTCGCCCGCCATCCCCAGCTCGCGGTGTACCAGCTCGCCGTCCGGGAGGGGGCCGTGGACGACGTCTTCGACGGCCGGCGCCCCGAGCCGGGCGGCGCGGAACTGGTGCACCTGCGGCAGGCGGCCCCGCAGAAGGAGGGCGGCGAGGCGCTGCCCAAGGTGCAGGCGCAGGAGGCCCCGTCGGGGGAGTGGGTGGGCGATCTGCTCGCCACCGCCGCGGGCCGGGTCCTGGATGAGCGCTTCACCCCCTCCGCAGGTCAGCACTGTGCCCACTGCACCTTCCGGGCGTCGTGCAGCGCGCAGCCGGAGGGCCGCCAAATAGTGGAATGA
- a CDS encoding lysylphosphatidylglycerol synthase transmembrane domain-containing protein has protein sequence MQAPHATDGPESGARPGAPVPGAEPGHDGAAEVPAGATAVSAQAGADRVSGDEPLLAARVHRPSDLMRLLVGILVIALVLAVAAFAQGTTTGLESDISKGTDQAPDLLVKIAGLVSSIAVLLVPVAFAIERLVKRDGLRIADGVLAAVLAHGVTLATDLWVSRAAPGSLQDALTQARADGLTDPVHGYLAPVIAYMTAVGMARRPRWRVILWVVLLLDAFAMLVAGYTTPFSIILTVLLGWTVAYGTLYAVGSPNVRPTGQTLLAGLRHVGFHPVSAMRAEDTPENTDQDRGRRYIVSLEDGPPLDVTVVDREQQAHGFFYRVWRRLTLRSITTRRSIQSLRQALEQEALLAYAAIAAGANAPKLIATSELGPDAVMLVYEHQGGRLLDSLADEEITDEVVLGAWRQVKALQSRRIAHRRLAGDAIMVDGTGRVIVTDLRGGEIAAGDLVLRMDIAQLLATLGLRVGAERAVAAAVEVLGPDAVADCLPLLQPIALSRSTRATLRQQARERAAREREAVLEASAAARRARTDAEEPAADERRDDRKAARKVEKAERQADKRAVDEALEEAREEDLLSQIRAQVLLIRPQAPVEPVRLERIRPRTLVSFIAGAVAAYFLLSQIAGIDFGTVFERAHWGWVAAALAFSALSYLAAAMSLLGFVPERVGFRPTVWAQVAGSFVKIVAPAAVGGVALNTRFLQRSGVRPGLAVASVGASQLFGLGCHILLLLLFGYLTGTERTASFTPSRTVIAGLLTVAVLVLVVTAIPFLRKFVVTRLRSLFAGVVPRMLDVLQRPMKLLTGIGGMLLLTGVFVMCLDASIRAVDGGNQPISYASIAVVFLAGNALGSAAPTPGGVGAVEGALLGGLVLVGVPKEVAAPAVLLYRMMTLWLPVLPGWFAFNHLTRKGSL, from the coding sequence GTGCAGGCTCCTCACGCGACGGACGGCCCCGAGTCCGGGGCGCGCCCCGGCGCGCCCGTTCCCGGCGCTGAGCCGGGGCACGACGGCGCCGCCGAGGTCCCCGCCGGCGCCACCGCGGTGAGCGCGCAGGCCGGCGCCGACCGGGTCTCCGGCGACGAGCCGCTGCTCGCCGCGCGGGTCCACCGCCCCTCGGACCTGATGCGACTGCTCGTCGGCATCCTGGTCATCGCGCTCGTGCTGGCCGTCGCCGCCTTCGCCCAGGGCACCACGACCGGCCTCGAGTCCGACATCAGCAAGGGCACCGACCAGGCGCCCGATCTGCTGGTCAAGATCGCGGGCCTGGTGTCGAGCATCGCGGTGCTGCTGGTGCCCGTGGCCTTCGCCATCGAGCGGCTGGTCAAACGCGACGGGCTGCGGATCGCCGACGGCGTGCTCGCCGCGGTGCTGGCGCACGGGGTGACCCTCGCCACCGACCTGTGGGTCTCACGGGCCGCCCCCGGCAGCCTCCAGGACGCGCTGACCCAGGCCCGCGCGGACGGGCTGACCGACCCGGTGCACGGCTACCTCGCCCCCGTGATCGCCTACATGACCGCGGTCGGGATGGCCCGCAGGCCCCGCTGGCGGGTGATCCTGTGGGTGGTGCTGCTGCTCGACGCCTTCGCGATGCTGGTCGCGGGCTACACCACACCGTTCTCGATCATCCTCACCGTGCTCCTCGGCTGGACGGTGGCGTACGGCACCCTCTACGCCGTCGGTTCGCCGAACGTCCGCCCCACCGGCCAGACCCTGCTGGCCGGTCTGCGGCACGTCGGTTTCCACCCGGTGAGCGCGATGCGCGCCGAGGACACCCCGGAGAACACCGACCAGGACCGCGGCCGCCGCTACATCGTGTCCCTGGAGGACGGCCCTCCGCTGGACGTCACCGTCGTCGACCGGGAACAGCAGGCGCACGGCTTCTTCTACCGGGTGTGGCGCCGGCTGACGCTGCGCTCGATCACCACCCGCCGCTCCATCCAGTCGCTGCGCCAGGCGCTGGAGCAGGAGGCGCTGCTGGCGTACGCGGCGATCGCCGCCGGCGCCAACGCGCCCAAACTGATCGCCACCTCCGAGCTCGGCCCCGACGCCGTGATGCTGGTCTACGAGCACCAGGGCGGCCGGCTGCTGGACTCCCTCGCCGACGAGGAGATCACCGACGAGGTGGTGCTCGGCGCCTGGCGGCAGGTGAAGGCGCTCCAGTCGCGCCGGATCGCCCACCGCAGACTGGCGGGCGACGCGATCATGGTCGACGGCACGGGCCGGGTGATCGTCACGGATCTGCGGGGCGGCGAGATCGCGGCCGGTGACCTGGTGCTGCGGATGGACATCGCGCAGCTCCTGGCGACCCTGGGCCTGCGGGTCGGCGCGGAGCGCGCGGTCGCCGCGGCGGTCGAGGTGCTGGGGCCGGACGCGGTGGCCGACTGCCTGCCGCTGCTCCAGCCGATCGCGCTGAGCCGCTCCACCCGGGCGACCCTGCGCCAGCAGGCCCGTGAGCGGGCGGCGCGCGAGCGGGAGGCGGTGCTGGAGGCGTCGGCCGCGGCACGGCGGGCCCGCACCGACGCGGAGGAACCCGCCGCCGACGAACGAAGGGACGACCGCAAGGCCGCCCGGAAGGTCGAGAAGGCGGAGCGGCAGGCCGACAAGCGGGCCGTCGACGAGGCGCTGGAGGAGGCCCGCGAGGAGGACCTGCTCTCGCAGATCCGCGCCCAGGTGCTGCTGATCAGGCCCCAGGCGCCGGTGGAGCCGGTCCGTCTGGAGCGGATCAGGCCGCGGACGCTCGTCAGCTTCATCGCCGGGGCCGTCGCCGCGTACTTCCTGCTGTCGCAGATCGCGGGCATCGACTTCGGCACGGTCTTCGAGCGGGCGCACTGGGGCTGGGTCGCCGCGGCGCTGGCGTTCTCGGCGCTCAGCTATCTCGCGGCGGCCATGAGCCTGCTGGGCTTCGTGCCCGAGCGCGTCGGGTTCCGGCCCACCGTGTGGGCGCAGGTGGCCGGGTCGTTCGTCAAGATCGTGGCCCCCGCCGCCGTCGGCGGTGTGGCGCTGAACACCCGCTTCCTCCAGCGGTCGGGGGTGCGGCCCGGTCTGGCGGTGGCGAGCGTCGGTGCCTCGCAGCTGTTCGGCCTGGGCTGCCACATCCTGCTGCTGCTGCTCTTCGGCTATCTGACCGGGACCGAGCGGACGGCCTCCTTCACCCCGTCGAGGACGGTGATCGCCGGTCTGCTGACGGTCGCCGTGCTGGTGCTGGTGGTGACGGCGATCCCGTTCCTGCGGAAGTTCGTCGTGACCCGGCTGCGCTCGCTCTTCGCCGGTGTGGTGCCGCGCATGCTGGACGTGCTCCAGCGCCCGATGAAGCTGCTCACCGGCATCGGCGGCATGCTGCTGCTGACCGGTGTGTTCGTGATGTGCCTGGACGCCTCGATCCGCGCGGTCGACGGCGGCAACCAGCCGATCAGCTACGCCAGCATCGCGGTGGTCTTCCTGGCCGGCAACGCCCTCGGCTCGGCCGCGCCGACGCCCGGCGGCGTGGGCGCGGTGGAGGGCGCGCTGCTGGGCGGTCTGGTGCTGGTCGGCGTGCCGAAGGAGGTCGCCGCCCCGGCGGTCCTGCTCTACCGGATGATGACGCTCTGGCTGCCGGTGCTGCCCGGGTGGTTCGCGTTCAACCACCTCACCCGCAAGGGGTCGCTGTGA
- a CDS encoding MGMT family protein: MGRMDDRMGEPPEYPDYAERVLEVAELIPEGRVMTYGDVAEWLGEGGPRQVGRAMALYGGAVPWWRVVRADGVLLPGHELRALERYRAEGTPLRGASRASEGHVPRLDMKRARWDGAAAPGPGPDPAGGPAVPDGARAT, translated from the coding sequence ATGGGACGGATGGACGACCGGATGGGCGAGCCGCCCGAGTACCCCGACTACGCCGAGCGCGTGCTGGAGGTCGCCGAGCTGATCCCCGAGGGCCGGGTGATGACCTACGGAGACGTCGCCGAATGGCTCGGCGAGGGCGGTCCGCGGCAGGTCGGCAGAGCCATGGCGCTCTACGGCGGCGCGGTCCCCTGGTGGCGCGTCGTCCGGGCGGACGGCGTGCTGCTGCCCGGCCACGAGCTGCGCGCCCTGGAGCGGTACCGTGCCGAGGGCACACCGCTGCGCGGGGCGTCCCGCGCAAGCGAGGGCCATGTGCCCCGCCTGGACATGAAGCGGGCACGGTGGGACGGCGCCGCCGCCCCGGGGCCCGGGCCGGATCCGGCCGGCGGCCCCGCCGTCCCGGACGGCGCACGGGCGACATGA
- the moeZ gene encoding adenylyltransferase/sulfurtransferase MoeZ has translation MSLPPLVEPAAELTVDEVRRYSRHLIIPDVGMDGQKRLKNAKVLAVGAGGLGSPALMYLAAAGVGTLGIVEFDEVDESNLQRQIIHSQADIGRSKAESARDSVKGINPYVDVILHEERLEAENVMEIFSQYDLIVDGTDNFATRYLVNDACVLLNKPYVWGSIYRFDGQASVFWSEHGPCYRCLYPEPPPPGMVPSCAEGGVLGVLCASIGSIQVNEAIKLLAGIGEPLVGRLMIYDALEMQYRQVKVRKDPNCAVCGENPTVTELIDYEAFCGVVSEEAQEAAAGSTITPKQLKEWIDDGENIDIIDVREVNEYEIVSIPGARLIPKNEFLMGGALQDLPQDKKIVLHCKTGVRSAEVLAVLKSAGFADAVHVGGGVIGWVHQIEPEKPVY, from the coding sequence GTGTCGCTGCCACCCCTGGTCGAGCCGGCTGCCGAGCTCACCGTAGACGAGGTCCGCAGGTACTCCCGCCACCTGATCATCCCCGACGTGGGCATGGACGGGCAAAAGCGGCTGAAGAACGCCAAGGTGCTGGCCGTGGGAGCGGGCGGCCTCGGCTCGCCGGCGCTGATGTACCTGGCCGCGGCGGGAGTCGGCACGCTCGGCATCGTCGAGTTCGACGAGGTCGACGAGTCGAACCTGCAGCGTCAGATCATCCACAGCCAGGCGGACATCGGCCGTTCCAAGGCGGAGTCCGCGCGCGACTCGGTCAAGGGCATCAACCCCTACGTCGACGTGATCCTTCACGAAGAGCGGCTCGAGGCCGAGAACGTGATGGAGATCTTCAGCCAGTACGACCTGATCGTCGACGGCACCGACAACTTCGCGACCCGCTACCTGGTCAACGACGCGTGTGTGCTGCTGAACAAGCCGTACGTCTGGGGCTCGATCTACCGCTTCGACGGACAGGCCTCGGTCTTCTGGTCCGAGCACGGGCCCTGCTACCGCTGCCTCTACCCGGAGCCCCCGCCGCCGGGCATGGTCCCCTCCTGCGCCGAGGGCGGCGTGCTGGGCGTGCTCTGCGCGTCCATCGGCTCCATCCAGGTCAACGAGGCGATCAAGCTGCTCGCCGGCATCGGTGAGCCGCTCGTCGGCCGCCTGATGATCTACGACGCCCTGGAGATGCAGTACCGCCAGGTCAAGGTCCGCAAGGACCCGAACTGCGCGGTCTGCGGCGAGAACCCGACCGTCACCGAGCTCATCGACTACGAGGCCTTCTGCGGCGTCGTGTCCGAGGAGGCGCAGGAGGCGGCCGCCGGTTCGACGATCACTCCCAAGCAGCTCAAGGAGTGGATCGACGACGGCGAGAACATCGACATCATCGACGTCCGCGAGGTCAACGAGTACGAGATCGTCTCGATCCCGGGTGCCCGGCTGATCCCGAAGAACGAGTTCCTGATGGGCGGCGCCCTCCAGGACCTGCCGCAGGACAAGAAGATCGTCCTGCATTGCAAGACGGGTGTCCGCAGCGCGGAAGTCCTCGCGGTGCTGAAGTCCGCCGGCTTCGCCGACGCGGTGCACGTCGGCGGCGGCGTCATCGGCTGGGTCCACCAGATCGAGCCGGAGAAGCCCGTCTACTGA
- a CDS encoding alpha/beta hydrolase, with amino-acid sequence MPTTSAAARRTARRAALASATALVLLTAAGCSGGGDGDGAGDATDFAAQKLDWQPCPAPSQAEGGGTKPSPLPGGATWECSFMEAPLDYDDPGGDTIELALIRARASDPDRRIGSLVFNFGGPGGSGVATLPAAAVDYGTLRTRYDLVSFDPRGVGRSEPVECLDDQQMEEWVAEDSTPDTPAEVETFTESLTSFADACESNSGEALPHVGTTEAARDMDLMRQVLGDDKLHYFGISYGTELGGVYAHLFPRNVGRAVFDAVVDPTETSEQGSLGQAEGFQLALTNFLEDCVSRGDDCRLPGSTAGEIQDWIIRFLDGLDGKPIPGLGGRELTQSQGLNGIAQTLYSREYWELLEQALDEAEGGDGALLMAFSDALTGRNENGTYSNSQAAGSAIGCVDSKERYTLEQTRDALPRFEKASPVFGAFLGWGLMGCTEWPVPGTWTHPDVSAPGAPPILVIGNTGDPATPYEGAQRMAEALGEGVGVRMTYRGEGHGAYGNSACVDRAVNGYLLDGRVPKDGTVCR; translated from the coding sequence ATGCCGACGACTTCCGCCGCAGCACGCCGCACCGCCCGCCGCGCCGCCCTCGCATCGGCCACGGCCCTCGTCCTGCTGACCGCCGCCGGCTGCTCCGGCGGCGGGGACGGGGACGGCGCGGGCGACGCGACGGACTTCGCCGCCCAGAAGCTGGACTGGCAGCCGTGCCCGGCGCCGTCGCAGGCGGAGGGCGGCGGCACGAAGCCGTCCCCGCTGCCCGGCGGCGCCACGTGGGAGTGCTCCTTCATGGAGGCACCGCTCGACTACGACGACCCAGGCGGCGACACGATCGAACTCGCGCTCATACGCGCCCGGGCCTCGGACCCGGACCGGCGCATCGGCTCCCTCGTCTTCAACTTCGGCGGCCCCGGCGGCTCCGGCGTCGCCACCCTGCCCGCGGCGGCCGTCGACTACGGCACCCTGCGCACCCGCTACGACCTGGTGAGCTTCGACCCGCGCGGGGTGGGCCGCAGCGAGCCCGTGGAGTGCCTGGACGACCAGCAGATGGAGGAGTGGGTCGCCGAGGACTCCACCCCGGACACCCCGGCGGAGGTCGAGACCTTCACCGAGAGCCTCACCTCCTTCGCCGACGCCTGCGAGAGCAACTCCGGCGAGGCGCTGCCGCACGTCGGCACGACCGAGGCCGCCCGCGACATGGACCTGATGCGCCAGGTGCTCGGCGACGACAAGCTCCACTACTTCGGCATCTCGTACGGCACCGAACTCGGCGGCGTCTACGCCCATCTGTTCCCGCGGAACGTGGGGCGGGCGGTCTTCGACGCCGTGGTGGACCCGACCGAGACCTCCGAGCAGGGCTCGCTCGGCCAGGCCGAGGGCTTCCAGCTCGCGCTCACCAACTTCCTGGAGGACTGCGTATCCCGCGGCGACGACTGCCGGCTGCCCGGCTCCACCGCGGGCGAGATCCAGGACTGGATCATCCGCTTCCTCGACGGCCTGGACGGCAAGCCGATCCCCGGCCTCGGCGGCCGGGAGCTGACGCAGAGCCAGGGCCTGAACGGCATCGCCCAGACCCTGTACTCCCGTGAGTACTGGGAGCTGCTGGAGCAGGCCCTCGACGAGGCGGAGGGCGGCGACGGCGCCCTGCTGATGGCCTTCTCCGACGCCCTGACCGGCCGCAACGAGAACGGGACCTACTCCAACAGCCAGGCGGCGGGCTCGGCCATCGGCTGTGTCGACTCCAAGGAGCGGTACACCCTGGAGCAGACCCGGGACGCGCTGCCGCGCTTCGAGAAGGCGTCCCCCGTCTTCGGGGCCTTCCTCGGCTGGGGCCTGATGGGCTGCACCGAGTGGCCGGTCCCCGGCACCTGGACCCACCCCGACGTGTCGGCCCCGGGCGCGCCCCCGATCCTCGTGATCGGCAACACGGGCGACCCGGCCACCCCGTACGAGGGCGCCCAGCGGATGGCCGAGGCCCTCGGCGAGGGCGTCGGCGTGCGGATGACGTACCGCGGCGAGGGCCACGGCGCGTACGGCAACAGCGCCTGCGTGGACCGCGCGGTGAACGGCTACCTGCTGGACGGCCGGGTGCCGAAGGACGGCACGGTCTGCCGCTAG
- a CDS encoding spherulation-specific family 4 protein — MPHLTSTGARQSATGAERLGFGVPGYAHPLLAPLEWAGLTVPGTPLHWVVLNVSNGPGARPDPHCLEAAGRLANAGVRVLGHLDLAHGARPFGEVVADAQQFADWYKVGGFLLDRCPAERAQLAQVRRTTATLDAVLDGGHLVLGHGTHPYPGYAEAADQLVTFSGAWADYRWSQVAEWTAEYPPERFAHFVHGVPRTHLEEATRIARWQGAGTIFFTDRGGPRGGKGHGSPFEALPGYWDEIVSQIGPGVSE, encoded by the coding sequence ATGCCGCATCTGACGAGCACCGGCGCCAGGCAGTCGGCGACCGGGGCGGAGCGGCTCGGCTTCGGTGTGCCCGGCTACGCGCATCCGCTGCTCGCGCCCCTGGAGTGGGCCGGGCTGACCGTGCCGGGGACCCCGCTGCACTGGGTGGTGCTCAATGTGTCGAACGGCCCGGGCGCCCGGCCGGACCCGCACTGCCTGGAGGCCGCCGGGCGTCTCGCGAACGCCGGTGTGCGGGTGCTGGGCCATCTCGATCTGGCCCACGGTGCGCGGCCGTTCGGCGAGGTGGTCGCCGACGCCCAGCAGTTCGCCGACTGGTACAAGGTCGGGGGCTTCCTGCTGGACCGCTGCCCGGCCGAGCGGGCGCAGCTCGCCCAGGTGCGCCGCACCACGGCGACCCTGGACGCCGTGCTGGACGGCGGCCATCTGGTGCTCGGCCACGGGACGCACCCCTACCCCGGTTACGCGGAGGCGGCCGACCAGCTCGTCACCTTCTCCGGCGCCTGGGCGGACTACCGCTGGTCGCAGGTGGCCGAGTGGACGGCGGAGTATCCGCCCGAGCGGTTCGCGCACTTCGTCCACGGCGTCCCGCGCACGCATCTGGAGGAGGCCACCCGCATCGCCCGCTGGCAGGGCGCGGGGACGATCTTCTTCACCGACCGAGGCGGCCCCAGGGGAGGAAAGGGGCACGGCAGTCCATTCGAGGCGCTGCCCGGCTACTGGGACGAAATCGTCTCGCAGATCGGACCGGGTGTCTCGGAATGA